The Euwallacea similis isolate ESF13 chromosome 12, ESF131.1, whole genome shotgun sequence region ATCTAAAAACGCTTCATTTTTCATATTGACGGTGGGAAATTCCtggaaatgattttaattaatatttcagaaacGTATCaagataaatgaattaaattttatacgttGTCGTAGCTTTTTGTCCTCTTTGCGAAactctaaaaaaattgagacatTTTAACAGGAATGGGCAATGCAGGGGGTTAATGCATAAAAGTACCCGTACTTTTTGCATGTTCCTTTATTGACAATTTGATAGGGAAAAGGGCAAATCCGaatatttctacataaaaaaggcacccttgttaaaaattaacagCTACAGTGATTtacgagaaaaaataatttttaaacatatcaGCATATGCAATACATGCATACAACTTTGAGATTTAGTAGATTCTGAGTGATTCTGGAGATTCAACGGCCCGAAATCGGGTAGAACAGGGCGACTAACGAAATTTTGGAGTTTTACCAAAGTTTGATGTATGCAgggatatatttttatttataaagcaTGCTCCATAAGTTCATGGCGAAcccaaattgatttttgttaattaaatatcgtATATTTGATTTGTGTTGTATACAGCTGTTTCGccgatttcaataaaatatttatataaaatttgggCCACTAATATAAGACATCATTACGCatctttctggaaaattttgaatgttatGTTACTACCGGTTCGCATTGACCGAACGTGACactaacttttgatttttaaatgggacaccctgtattttttaatgtcaaaacACGCTCAGTGATTACCACATAAATATCAGTGTCATCTTGAATACATTCTGGTTCCTAGAAACACTAGCAATAAAAAGGcacaaaatatctaacaatGCTATTGATATAGTAATCGTACAGGAGCAATAATCCTAATTAATAATGGTCAGATAATGTATCAATCAATATAATATCTGCCATTTTCGTCGCTTCAGATAAAATTAGTATATAATATCAGATATATATCATCAGGTATATAATATCAGATCATATATTCGTGAATTTCAGTGGGTTTCCAAACATTTCCCAATCAACTAAAAAGGCACAATAATCTCATGATTATAGATAAACACCTCAGTCCCCGGAATTCGCTACTCTACGCAGGaacttaattttctttcgtgcTCCCTGTATTTTTCTTATACTTACAACAGCAATTTAGAATACAaattactctaaaaaataaaaccggGCGACTGGCAGAAATACGTTAATTTGCATTATCAAAAATGCAGAAATATTCAATAGAAAATAACAACTctgaatatacatatttcgaaaattcaaatttgttacATAAAACTTTATCGACGTAATAGTCAACTAAGGTTAGATTATCAAAACTACATGTTTGGTAACCACTCATTTACTACGAAAAAGCCGTAAACCCTGCACAAGAATGACTATAACCCTAAAACCTACTCGCAGGCCAATTTTCCATCAAAGCTGCTTAAAGCTATCGCAAAAGCCTGCAGCGCGCACAAAGGATACCTATAGTCCATAGTAAAGGCATCGTCGGCCACCCTTCCAAACTGCATCACCACGTAATCTGGATCACTATCGTGCACGATCTGGAAATTCTTCACGGACGCCTGTGTCACTCTTCCATGGAAATTCAGCACGTACGACTGAGTATCATCATTCCATACGGGTGTTTTGTTACGCAATAAAACAAGCCTGTCTGTACGGCCGGATTTCCAAGCCTCCACCAAAAATTCGTCTGGTCCCGCGCGGTGTCCTTCTGCTAGCGCTGGAATGAGCACTGTCATTCGTCTTGGGCCTTTAAAACCTAGGACGTTTGCGTCATAAAGGACGGCTGCTAATTCTTCTTTTGGAGGTCCTTCGGAACCTTCTTCTTCTAGTTTGTTGCTTCCTATTAGACGCAATCATTTCATGGTGAATTACACAGTGAgagcaaaatttgttttcaaagattttcaGTAAGTTTAGCccaaaattacttaaaactcCCTTTTCCTAAAAACCCGAATCAAACTTATCcaaatgacttaaaaaatatgagaaacGTTTTGAGCTTAAAATGTATAGAACGTTTACTCAACACTCAACATTCTACTAACATGCACAGACAGACACAAAATCTTGTCGCTCCAGTCAACCTGTCACTTTGTTTTGGCAAACTTACCCGCGCTTTTTCCAGCCCAAGCTTGAAACCTAGTTCCTAAAGCGTTGCTGCGCAGCTTTCCTACTGCACCAGAGCCTCTACGCGATAAGTCAGTAGGGTCGGCGCTAATAACATAATGACTCGTTGCACTTTTTTTTCTCTTGCGAGCTGCTAATAGTAACGTGCGCCTTCCTTTTGATCTTTCAAGTTGTAGAAAGTAAGTGGGAAACAGCCCACGATCAACGCCACGTCGATCACGCGCTATGCGGCATCGATATAAAACCTAGAAGggtgaaaacatttttcctttatcaAATACAATTATGATTGTAATAAGAAGGAATGGTTCGAGGAGATAAAATATAAGAGAGCGGCAgtcatttcttaaaaattcctaaaaagtaGTAAAACTATGGAAATCCTGCGTAATATGAGGaattgattaataattatttaaccgaAACATGTATTAATGAAGGCGATTAATAACTGAAATAACTTTGCTCACGTGTTAATGAGCTAGAGATTTTTAAACGTCCATTATTTCAGAAATcagttaaaacatttttagtatGTTGGGCCTGCAGGAAAATATCCTACCAGCACCACATGCCGTGCACTTTTTGCTACATCTCAGTCAATTCTCTAAGCATAAACAGCAGAATTTGAAGTACAGGGCCGTTTTTCCTATAAGTCGGTCCTGTGCACacataattgattttcatttcaatttattgcaATGTTTCGTAATAAGAACAATGTGAATGTTACTCACTCTTGGTAATGCTGGTTCCATGACAAAGGCAGCCACATCGTCGTTGGGTATGTCTCCTTCAATCTCAAGACTGCCAGGACTTAAAGACCCGCTGGCTTGATTATCATTAACAATATCTGAATAGTCCCCTAGGGGATTTATTAGGTTGCCATTTTGATTTGGTGATACAGGTGAAGATTCGTCATCTTCTACGTCGAGTAGATCAGTACTCGCGATGTTATTTGTGGTCAGATCTTGTACTATGTTATCATCTGGAACAAAAAAGCGGATATTAATAGctattcataattatttcataataaataattttcttgggAAGTATATCTCCATGGTTgctgatttatttttcctttatgactaataatgaaaaatcacaaaagctATGAAAGGTACAAAATGCTCTGTTTAGTGGAGTTTGTTTGAGTCTTTCTGACTGTTTACATCaagtttttctattatgtTTGGCAACATTCTATCCATTCTTCCATATTTAGTTGTATTTGCATTTCAATGTCTTGAAAGTGtctaattttcataattttttaaacaaatttctaaaaaaaaggttcatccacatattttgttttaacagGTTCTACACATCACAATCTTTCTCTTAAAGTGACAGTCCACTAAATTCCAAGCctcttattgtttttaaaacctTGCAATTTTCCTTCATACaagaataaatgaaaagaagcaattaaataatgatttacctctcaatttttttgggataacttgtatttttattagcTGCTATCAGTTATTATTGAAGGGCAGATTACTCAAGTATTTTGGTGTAATATACACTCATAACATTGCAAGacattttgagatattttaaggtatttttataTGTGGAAGTGTGATGAAAAGGAGATGTATCATCTGCTTATGTCagattcatttattttctaaaagtaTTGACAAGTGTGCCATCCATATAAGTTTGGATAATCAAAGGTACTAACTCACAAAGCcgcttatttaaatattaatttttaagtcatTTCAAATGTAGGGTAAATATCAAGCTGAGCCATAATTAATGAAGCCCAGGGTAACTTCACTTCAAGTAACTTACCAAGGCTATCTACACTCGACATAACTACAATTTGGTCTGGATTGTTGTCCTGACCCATGGCATACTGTAGTGGTCCATCATACCCATGCAGTTCCCTCCTGCTATTCCCGCTACTATCTCTGCTTTTCCCAGAATTGCTTCTGGCATCCGATGCCTGCACCATTCCTGAGGCGAGCCTCTTCTGCTTCATTTTTTGCTCCAAAATCTGTCTTTGATGCTCCAACTTTTGCGTTCTGGCGTCCATCTAGACGGATGTTCATGCTCTTATTCtacttgtttttatttgtagttGAATGTTTGTTGTTGCTCTGGGAGATTTGACAAATCGATTTTTCCTAGGAAATAAAGTGATATCATTTTCGTTTGTATTTCCGCCGTTTATCaatattatgaatattttttatgttaaccTCACTAAACGAAATCGTCTAATCGAATCGGCGTCTAAAAACAAGAGTTCGATATTTCAGTCACATGATCGAATAAGGGTTTTCACCTAACTATCACCTTTGAGCCGTTCACCTCTTTACTACATAAACGTTTTCTTTCGACTTATGATTTCGGATCAAAGTGcgttataatttaaaaataacgttaCGGTTTTTGGCTGATACCTCTTTTACTTCATTTGCTGCTACAAAATCTATCTTTGATGCCTCAACTTTTGCGTCCTAGTCCCGTCTAAACGAATAATCATGTTCTTATTTTACTGGTAGTTCAATATGTTTCCctaaatatagttttttccATGCTCGATCGATAGTTTCCCAAagatcactctgtatattttggatgGGTGATGAGTTTGAAACGAACCGGGTCACGAAGCAACAAGGAAAACAATGGAAAATACACATTTATCCCTActttgtcatatttgaaatccgacgtttcgattttcgacaaccatcatcagtttttttttaaataaaagtttttttcagaattgGTTTGGGGAAGCGAAATCAAGAGATGACTCCTACGGCTACTTAATAAAGAATCCCAACTATCAGCTGAAACCTCACACCCCTCTCAAAATCAAATTCTTTATACGCTACGACCAAAGCAAGCCACTTCCGAAATTGGTGAACTTAAAACTAAATGGAGTGTAGGTCCTTTACAAACATTCGCTCCTTTGGACTTCACGTAATTTGCCTACCTCTAGGCTTAAGTGTCCAGAGACTACTTTGAGCACAGAGATACCAACGGGAGGAACTTTATTTACCAGTCCGCTACAGCCAGAAGGTCCATTACCTCAAACTTTTCAAGGAGGGGGAGGAGGACTTACTCCCAGCATTGTCGTCGAACAGAGTATATCGTAAGTTTACATCGTTAGCTGAGGAACTCCAAGACTAAATTATTAAACGGTTAGCTTCTGAGCCGGCTGTAGATAACTAACCACATTCGCTATCTCAAGACTCCATGGAAATTGTAACGAACCACTAAGCCAAAACTGTTCATTTCTTGACcgtttttattctttttcgtAGTGATAATGTCTGGaataaataacaactttaatcCATATTTTGTACAGGCGACCAGGAGCAGTTTCTGAATCGCAAGATATTTACAAGGGCGACTTCATAGAACTCCTAAAGCCACACGGTCAATCTGTTCAGAGACCAACCAACTCTAAACCGTCCATTTTCGATACCGTTGTTTGTGGAACAGTTGTGGTAAGTGATGCTTTATCATTTATTACCTTTTCTTACACAAAAAGTGCAGGCTTTACAACCTGAGGGTCATTCCcaatgtataaaattttgtagagaatttacTCCCAACGACACAAGCAACTTTCGTAATACTCATTTGCCTTACCAAATCTATTAATCGGATATGATTagttattttttgcaaagtaatttgtaaaaactCTTAGAAGAAATTCTTCGAAATGCACATTAGCAAATATGGTTTTTACACTCCCTCACTTCAAATGATTAGTTCGCCAGCATTTAAGTGGTGCCTTTGGAAATCAATGGATTGATTGCATATTCTATGGTCTCCTCAGTCACCCGATCTGACATCCTTTGATTTATGGGGCCATATGAAGAACATCGTATACATTAACGAAATACGTGTttatggtttattttgagatGCTTAACCACcccttaaaaacaaaattaaatttcagacCTCACCCAAACCTCTAGTAACATACGGTCAAGCCACCCAGGAAGGCGAATTCCCATGGCACGCAGCCCTATACTATTCCCAAGGCATCGACTTAACTTACATTTGTGGAGCTTCTTTAATTAGTCTGACTCATCTTCTCTCCGTAGCTCATTGTgttaccttaaaaaaaagtcaaactGTGATCAACCCCGACAATTTAGCGGTGTTTTTAGGTACGTAGTGGTTTCAGGTTATTGACCGATTTTTCTGACACAATGTATACAGGAAAGTTTTATCTTCGGACGTGGAAAAGCCCGGGGTTACAGGATCGACACGTGGACAGAATATTTGTACATTCCAAATACAATCCGCAAAACTTCGGAAATGACATTGCAGTGTTAAAATTAACAGAGCCGGCAAGTTTGACCGACTACGTTAGACCAGTATGCTTATGGGAGGGACCTTCCTCGTTGGAGCTTGTGGTTAATCATGTGGGTAAGTCGTCCTTGTTTTCATCGAATATTGAAGGGTGGACCTTGCAGTAGTTCATCAGCATTTGATAGCTAAAATTATAAGTAGGTCACATAGCTATATTTtagggaaatatttttaaatatactaaATGTCTAAAAATCTGCGAACGTCATATAGTGTAATAGCTTTTTAGGATACTTTGATGGTATCATTTTAGGGTTGTTCGTTATTACCTTCCACTCTTgttaagtaaatattatttttcataggAATAGTTGCCGGATGGGGCTTTGACGAAACCGGCAAAGTGACCGAACAACTTACCAAGGCTCACATGCCAATCGTGTCACAAGAAACGTGTTTATTCTCATATCCCGACTTTTATTCGAGATTTACCAGTAGCACCACACTCTGTGCAGGATATCAGAATGGTGGGTATACAGCTACAAATAAATGTGCTGCAGTATACTTTTTAATTGATGGCAATGGCCATAAACACCCTTAAAACACTGAATATTGTACTTATACACTGAATATAGTACTCAATTCAATAGTCCCCTTATCTCTTCAGGCACTTCGGTCTGCAATGGCGATTCGGGCGGTGGTTTGGTAATCCCAAAACCTGGATCGGACAAAAACAATCCAGTCTACCAACTCCGAGGCTTAGTGTCGATCAGCGTCGCGGTCCAAAACAAATTTAGCTGCGATTCCAGGCACTTCGTGGTGTTCACAGATGTTGCTAAATTTCTTGACTTCATAAAGACCACTATGAAGCAGTAACACAAGACCGCACTTCACCTTTTAATTGTACTGCCGACATATTATGTTAAATGTGCCAATACATTAACGCTTAAGGAATTTTGCTACTTGTATGCGagttaaaaaactgaaaaactgcTTTTGTGTTATTTAATCATTACGTTTACACTGTAAtctttaaaatacaaattattttactattaCGAGCCTACAATAGGGAACGTTTTCGTGATATTGTTGGTTAATGgcaaattatttacattctGTTGCTTTAATAGACTGGAAATGTTTTCCTCGTGGGTTTTTAAGAAATCATTGAGTAAAAAATGCGTTGGCAATATCCACAATGAGCATCCACCAAGTACTAAATTTCGTATTTAGGAATAGAAGAATTTAGAAGCACAATACCGCACCTTAAGAAGATTCCGTTAAATACATTCAAGGCTCGTTTGTTAAAGTATTGGTGCTTCAGCACACATTTTGTTAACAGCTTATCTGACGCTCACTTCCACACAACAATGACATAAAACTAGCCTGTATACATCTTATTATACATGTTTAATAGGCGAATAGTAAAAATAGCCCTCACTACAGTGGCTATCTTTAGCGCAGTGGTGACAGCTTGGTCcgatattttattagttgATGTTTTTGACATAATATGATTAAGAATTGACAATGTGGATTAAAATGGGGATCGAATGTGGATTCAAAATAATCGATTAAAGGTAAGTCGTAAATAGGTTTCATATTGAATACAGCACCTTTGGTGAATAgaactattaaaatttaaagaaagtattaacttttttaaataaagaactTTGTGTTTTGTAGGGAATCGAACCTTGAACCCTCATATTAACTCCCATGCTGCTATTCTAATTTTGATGTAATATGGCGGACCCTGTCGTCACTACCTAATTAAGTCTCGGTAGTTCTCACCATGTAAATGGGGAGATCTACACCTAATTTAATGGACTCACTTGTTAGACGAAGCTTCACTTtaatttctaagaaattttcaCAACTTATCTGTTAATTATACCACTAGTGCTATCCAAATAGATCTGAGACAACCACTTGAAAGATAAAGAAACTTGGGCCAATTATCTATACAAAGCAGTTAGTACGCAACACCTAGAACAAAGAACGGTGCCTATGGgagaaaacttaaatatttatcacattttagATTATACTTCTATAAAAACAAGAATAcagttaaatataataaaataaacttatttttttacttgagtaattagaatataaataaaactaagcattacatatattttttagtgttaCAAACGTTGATAGTGTCCATATTTTAAGCATCAATACAGCAAATTTCCGCGACCATTACTACTAATATACCGGCTCTTAACCAAATTActttaatctaaattttttttaaatccggACTTGCACAACCGGTAACGCCGGCTCCACACATACGCAATTCGGTCAGTTTCGAATGATAAACATTTAGCATATGGCAACTGTGCAGATGAATCGCTTCAGGCAAATACTTGTTTGTGGTAATATTCGCCATTTTCGTCTGCAGTTGGTAAAATATGTGAAGTGATCAATATAAATGTTGCCAAAAAATTCGTAACTTTCCGAACCCAGTATATCTGGATCTGgcttaatattattaatttacataTAGTTCCACCTTGATCACACGTCTGGATAAAAGTGAAAGGCTACCAGGCCATATTGAAAGATGGGTAACCTTGCTAGAATTGCGCggattaaatattattatatattaacaatatcctttttttacttgaacCTACAAATCGGCATGTAATTATTTGACCTAGCACCCGCAAGGATCTGAGCCGTTGGGAGGCCTCTGTGTATTGTTGAGTTTGATCTGGTCGGGGAATTCGTTGTAGAGGTCGACGGATTGGTTTTGTTGAGCGAGGGCATTTTTTGCGATGGCCAAGAAGGCTTGTTCTACGTTGAGGCCCTCtgtaatacatttaaattccctattgaatgaaatgaaaaaaaaaacaaaaacaaaacaacaaaaaatcaaattctatGCACTTGATGGATTACTTAACGCTACTTGCTTAGAATAACAATGTTTGTGTATGCTGTTTATGCGAAGTGTAGCGTCTTTACATTTTAACGAAAAGGACATTTTCGGAACTGTTGTTTCCAGTTTTCACAAAAGTATAGCATATTATTGTACCagtatataataaatgttaCCTCCCTAGAAGAAGGATTCTCCTAAAGGGGTGCTACTTATTATATATGAGTTTGACACGTATTATACTTTGTTCAGTTAAACTTCCTTATTTTCtacaaattaactaaaaatctCCTTTAAATCATTCTGTTATAAAAAGCCAATATTGTTTACCTTTTAATGTCAAATTCCATAAATCTATCATATTGTTGCGTGTTTAGGccacaatttaattaattcctcttgattttttaaggGTTCTCTTATTTCTTGACTTACTTTTAAGGTTTCGCTGACTTacacataattaattttgagtaGAATTTCTAAACAATTAGACATTAAATCgcataaattaacaatttcagGGTTACTGCAGCGTCATCGCGGCCCCACTTAGGGGCTTTACATTTAAGGCCTactaaaacttgaaaattaacttCCCCTATATATTCTGGAAGCCGCTATGCATATGGGAATGTTACTAGATCTATTTCGTAGAGGTACATATTTGCGAAAGCCTGAGATATTTAGGGTTTATTACTAATGGAACatgtattaataaacaaatactATTGAGCGTGAATGAACTGAATGCATAAATAAAGGAATCATTCACGCTGAGTGTGCACTGTAGTGATTACTAGGCCTTATCAGGTGTTTGTAAACACATGtaaaattatcatattattATAGATGGGCAAAGTATGTTCCAACTCAGCATTAAAACACAGATGCGGACCtccaaaaaatccaaatcgAGGGTTTGAAATTATACTAAAACTTGATAGAAATAGTAAAAAACTGGATAATGTACACTAGAAACAAAGTACAAACTGGAAATTTGATGCTAAAGTATTGATACCCAAAGTATTGATATCTTAGCATCAATGATAGTTCTGTATAAACTATTtagggacaccctatataataaaaatcaagagaGCTTTAAATATCCGTTAATGTCTTCGCTcactttataaaaatgtaacaaaaattcACAATGAGGATTTCCGTATCAATTCATTATCTAACTACCTGTATAAAGTGCAGGCGACAGAAAGTTGTTTATAACTttaatcaatttgaaaaatgaaccAATGTTTTGTTCagaaaagattttatattttgtgcCTTAgcaaaaacacttatttttgtcAATGGTGTTTCCTgaattcaaattaatcatGGCAGTCATGACTGACTGAGAAATGAAACGACAATTTCTCCCGATCAACTGCATATTTAGTTATAGCTAGAAATGACCCGTTAATACCcctctaaataataaaaccaaaaacaagTGCAGCAACAGAAAAACAACAAGCCCTAGATCCCTACCTCTCGCAGACGTTtcaaaatatggaatattatttttgctctGACACCACTGTTGAGCTCTCTTTGCACTAATGGCCCTCGGCTCCAAGTCTACTTTATTCCCCAGTAAGACAAACGGAAAGTTATCTGGCTCTCGAGGTGCtgcttgaattaaaaattcatcccTCCAACTATCCAACGATTTAAACGTATTCGGAGCAGTAACATCGAATACTAAAAAACTCCAATATAACAAAACCACtataaaaggaaaacaagGAATAGGGACTTTACCTAAAACACAACAGTCGGCTCCTCTGTAGAATGCTACACCTAAAGATTGGAACCTTTCTTGTCCTGCTGTGTCCCAAATTTGCATTGTGACTGTTCTAAAATGGAATAAGATTTTACTTAAAACAAGaatggaataaaattttgattaatatattacataaaatttaaaagaattaaacaaagcttttttaaaaaatagaactcacttaaaaaaacactgAAATAAAAACTGTTAGTTAAAAATAGTGGCATTagtaacaaatttaattattgcaagcaatttattttgttattttattaagtttaaaattctgtTCTATTATCTgcaaagtttttgaaatttctttgcCAAATTCATATATAACAAGATAAAATgatcttaataatttttcactaCTAGCCTAAGATGTAATTGCCACGAGTGTTGTATGACTATGAAGTATATTTTCTGGCCTTGTTTTTAAAACAGGTTAATAATAACACCTATATCAGTTATTATTTACTTAGCAAACTAATGAACCAAAGATGTTAGGATTCAAGACACAttgtctttttttgttttggattTAACTTATACTTCattaatatgaatttattgtaattttataaaatctaattaaatttaataatgggtAAAACTGTACACACACCACagttatgaaatatttataaccTTCACTACTTAGATCCCTCAACAGTAAGCTCTAAAAGATTAAATCTTAATGTACTTCATAACTGTATtttaaatcatcatttttgCAAACAGTTCAAAAGCAGTCAGTAAATCCGATCTTTGTAATGTTAACACTGAAATCAAGTATGATAAACTACAACATAGATAACAGAAAAGCaataaagatttaattttgctCAATTGGcaatttatgttattaaaaatgcagaaaataCACAATATAATTggctgagaaaaaaattgagtaagGACAATAACTAGAAATTAGTAGCAAGGAGTCTTATGGACTATGCAGCAGTACTTGAGGATTaagatataaattaaaaaatgtacttacttATCATCAATAGTAATTTCTTTTGTTAGGAAGTCTGCTCCAATAGTGGCTTTGTactgatttgaaaatttgcgaTTTACATACTGGTTCATCAGAGATGTTTTCCCAACACTAGAGTCCCCCAGGATGATCACTTTTAATAGAACTTTCTTGTTTGAAGCCATTACCTACAATGGGTCGAATAAAACTATTATCCTGCACAAAACTGGAACAATGAATATcgtgattttttattcatgaaATTAGACAGATCTGCAAAAGCTATAAGTATTGGGGCACGTGAATTGCTGGGCGCAGTTACTAGTCATGGGGGCGGTAATTGAAGATTTAATATACCAGAAAGTCTGACTCATCCCTGGATTACTGGACAATAGAAAGTACAGAGCAAACTGCGAACTCAACTCAgctgatttttgttttgaaacgTTGGTGTGGAAATTCAGAAGAGCCAGGTCTTTTAAACTGGCGATTTCTGAGCTTATTTCCCTACTTACTTTTAGATAAGAGCCAAACACAAAACTTCAGAAGAAACTGGAAAATGgagcaaaaaaaa contains the following coding sequences:
- the LOC136412759 gene encoding chymotrypsin-C-like; amino-acid sequence: MVILLWASWFLLVVVSTSGQLVSPCPKIFQYEQRSNEPDRWYGTATLMTDQELSGVWFRILLDAPSIQLGNWFGEAKSRDDSYGYLIKNPNYQLKPHTPLKIKFFIRYDQSKPLPKLVNLKLNGVLKCPETTLSTEIPTGGTLFTSPLQPEGPLPQTFQGGGGGLTPSIVVEQSISRPGAVSESQDIYKGDFIELLKPHGQSVQRPTNSKPSIFDTVVCGTVVTSPKPLVTYGQATQEGEFPWHAALYYSQGIDLTYICGASLISLTHLLSVAHCVTLKKSQTVINPDNLAVFLGKFYLRTWKSPGLQDRHVDRIFVHSKYNPQNFGNDIAVLKLTEPASLTDYVRPVCLWEGPSSLELVVNHVGIVAGWGFDETGKVTEQLTKAHMPIVSQETCLFSYPDFYSRFTSSTTLCAGYQNGTSVCNGDSGGGLVIPKPGSDKNNPVYQLRGLVSISVAVQNKFSCDSRHFVVFTDVAKFLDFIKTTMKQ
- the Rab7 gene encoding ras-related protein rab7; amino-acid sequence: MASNKKVLLKVIILGDSSVGKTSLMNQYVNRKFSNQYKATIGADFLTKEITIDDKTVTMQIWDTAGQERFQSLGVAFYRGADCCVLVFDVTAPNTFKSLDSWRDEFLIQAAPREPDNFPFVLLGNKVDLEPRAISAKRAQQWCQSKNNIPYFETSAREGLNVEQAFLAIAKNALAQQNQSVDLYNEFPDQIKLNNTQRPPNGSDPCGC
- the ktub gene encoding protein king tubby, which translates into the protein MDARTQKLEHQRQILEQKMKQKRLASGMVQASDARSNSGKSRDSSGNSRRELHGYDGPLQYAMGQDNNPDQIVVMSSVDSLDDNIVQDLTTNNIASTDLLDVEDDESSPVSPNQNGNLINPLGDYSDIVNDNQASGSLSPGSLEIEGDIPNDDVAAFVMEPALPRVLYRCRIARDRRGVDRGLFPTYFLQLERSKGRRTLLLAARKRKKSATSHYVISADPTDLSRRGSGAVGKLRSNALGTRFQAWAGKSAGSNKLEEEGSEGPPKEELAAVLYDANVLGFKGPRRMTVLIPALAEGHRAGPDEFLVEAWKSGRTDRLVLLRNKTPVWNDDTQSYVLNFHGRVTQASVKNFQIVHDSDPDYVVMQFGRVADDAFTMDYRYPLCALQAFAIALSSFDGKLACE